One genomic window of Dama dama isolate Ldn47 chromosome 7, ASM3311817v1, whole genome shotgun sequence includes the following:
- the DUSP22 gene encoding dual specificity protein phosphatase 22 isoform X1: MGNGMNKILPGLYIGNFKDARDAEQLSKNKVTHILSVHDSARPMLEGVKYLCIPAADSPSQNLTRHFKESIRFIHECRLQGEGCLVHCLAGVSRSVTLVVAYIMTVTDFGWEDALHTVRAGRSCANPNLGFQRQLQEFEELQVHQFRQWLREEYGESPLRDAEEARSILGKYKEQGRAEPPPGARRWAGLRGPPPLAYGSYTPET, from the exons ATGGGGAATGGGATGAACAAG ATCCTGCCTGGCCTGTATATTGGCAACTTCAAAG ATGCCAGAGATGCAGAGCAATTGAGCAAGAACAAGGTGACGCACATTCTGTCTGTGCACGACAGCGCCAGGCCGATGCTGGAG GGGGTTAAATACCTGTGCATTCCAGCAGCGGATTCACCATCTCAAAACCT GACGCGACATTTCAAAGAAAGTATCAGATTCATCCATGAGTGCCGCCTCCAGGGCGAGGGCTGCCTGGTTCACTG CCTGGCGGGCGTCTCCAGGAGCGTGACCCTGGTGGTCGCCTATATCATGACGGTCACCGACTTCGGCTGGGAGGACGCCCTGCACACTGTGCGCGCAGGCAGGTCGTGTGCGAACCCCAACCTGGGCTTCCAGAGGCAGCTGCAGGAGTTTGAGGAGCTCCAGGTCCACCAG TTCCGCCAGTGGCTGCGGGAGGAGTATGGAGAAAGCCCGCTGCGGGACGCCGAGGAGGCCAGGAGCATTCTGGGTAAATACAAGGAGCAGGGGCGTGCGGAGCCCCCGCCTGGCGCGCGGCGCTGGGC
- the DUSP22 gene encoding dual specificity protein phosphatase 22 isoform X2, translated as MGNGMNKILPGLYIGNFKDARDAEQLSKNKVTHILSVHDSARPMLEGVKYLCIPAADSPSQNLTRHFKESIRFIHECRLQGEGCLVHCLAGVSRSVTLVVAYIMTVTDFGWEDALHTVRAGRSCANPNLGFQRQLQEFEELQVHQFRQWLREEYGESPLRDAEEARSILAAPGILKSWSFLRRP; from the exons ATGGGGAATGGGATGAACAAG ATCCTGCCTGGCCTGTATATTGGCAACTTCAAAG ATGCCAGAGATGCAGAGCAATTGAGCAAGAACAAGGTGACGCACATTCTGTCTGTGCACGACAGCGCCAGGCCGATGCTGGAG GGGGTTAAATACCTGTGCATTCCAGCAGCGGATTCACCATCTCAAAACCT GACGCGACATTTCAAAGAAAGTATCAGATTCATCCATGAGTGCCGCCTCCAGGGCGAGGGCTGCCTGGTTCACTG CCTGGCGGGCGTCTCCAGGAGCGTGACCCTGGTGGTCGCCTATATCATGACGGTCACCGACTTCGGCTGGGAGGACGCCCTGCACACTGTGCGCGCAGGCAGGTCGTGTGCGAACCCCAACCTGGGCTTCCAGAGGCAGCTGCAGGAGTTTGAGGAGCTCCAGGTCCACCAG TTCCGCCAGTGGCTGCGGGAGGAGTATGGAGAAAGCCCGCTGCGGGACGCCGAGGAGGCCAGGAGCATTCTGG